In a single window of the Gossypium hirsutum isolate 1008001.06 chromosome D02, Gossypium_hirsutum_v2.1, whole genome shotgun sequence genome:
- the LOC121214410 gene encoding uncharacterized protein, whose translation MELTELSLASSQCVSADKTCNFSPSSDLHHHQVDGFNFPSKRRKLFSDQFFNVDSQFQTSVDLQVKDPLPLDWEQCLDLESGKMYYMNRKTLEKTWNWPKDHKLDLELNISPTSSNGSEHFNGGSISSEDSNNNNNKQQQQHFSSTTNMVALPCLNCHLLVILPKSSPACPNCKYVHSFPALQPTKYPNTLSLLN comes from the exons ATGGAACTTACTGAGTTGTCTTTGGCTTCAAGCCAATGTGTCTCAGCTGATAAAACATGCAATTTTAGTCCATCGTctgatcttcatcatcatcaaGTTGATGGTTTCAATTTTCCTTCAAAGAGAAGGAAGCTTTTCTCAGATCAGTTCTTCAATGTTGATTCACAGTTTCAAACCAGTGTTGATCTTCAAGTTAAAGACCCTTTGCCATTAGATTGGGAACAATGTCTTGATCTTGAA TCAGGTAAAATGTACTACATGAACAGGAAAACCTTGGAGAAGACATGGAATTGGCCTAAAGATCATAAACTAGACCTGGAGCTCAACATCTCACCAACAAGCTCCAATGGCTCGGAACATTTCAATGGCGGTTCGATCTCCAGTGAGGACtcgaacaacaacaacaacaagcaGCAACAACAACATTTTTCAAGCACCACTAACATGGTGGCTTTGCCATGTTTAAATTGTCATCTTCTTGTAATCCTCCCCAAATCCTCCCCTGCTTGTCCTAATTGCAAGTATGTCCACTCTTTCCCTGCATTGCAACCTACCAAGTATCCCAATACCTTAAGTCTCTTAAACTAA
- the LOC107938703 gene encoding uncharacterized protein isoform X4 translates to MHPKMMHGKLIIKRYLIMEFVKLCAVWDVLSTCRTVIEDDEVYSVAKLLGDLVAYRASGTGHLELLTGLALLQKHGQASKSSEHFVEAPVEHLQAALAFHKFAEAAYTGPLLDFGRNPFVFPCVWLHRQGVLTPWTRKRRPTLDGDNWLRGHAAAFINFLNLPSEVLRRGRVRQKKCEAAYFIVVLHELRTVVIAIRGTETPEDLIIDGLGRERSLTEVDLDGLINSSFIHPSVKKRVKSSFPHFGHSGIVETARDLYTQIEGYPGDESQSGGFVSSLLGVGCECEGYNLRVVGHSLGGSIAALLGIRLYGKFPNLHVYSYGPLPCVDSVVADACSDFITSIIHDNEFSTRLSVGSILRLRASAITALSENTQADTTLILRLARQFLYASKNNSIELEPEPAKSSTRSSKESEDKEQESCLYDGNDGRQNHVDIESTDIVNPFASVLNQSDDPISQFMQTVSRSENSSATDPTEMYLPGLLIHIVPQSQNLNIPLWKSWRIHDDHQKYKAFFANRDDLKDIIVSPNMFFDHLPWRCNKAMQKVVEAGNTAGSPGVSHIV, encoded by the exons ATGCATCCCAAGATGATGCATGGAAAGCTCATTATCAAGAGATATTTGATCATGGAATTCGTGAAGCTTTGTGCTGTATGGGACGTATTGAGTACTTGTAG AACTGTGATTGAAGACGACGAAGTATATTCAGTAGCAAAACTATTGGGTGATCTTGTTGCTTACCGTGCATCAGGGACTGGTCATTTAGAACTTTTGACAG GTCTAGCATTGTTGCAGAAGCATGGTCAAGCCAGTAAATCCAGTGAACATTTTGTCGAGGCACCTGTAGAACACCTGCAAGCAGCTTTAGCTTTTCATAAGTTTGCTGAGGCTGCATACACG GGACCTTTgcttgattttggaagaaatccTTTTGTATTTCCTTGTGTATGGCTCCATAGGCAAGGGGTTTTAACCCCGTGGACTCGTAAAAG GCGTCCTACCCTTGATGGTGATAACTGGTTGCGAGGTCATGCAGCAGCATTtataaattttctcaatttacCCTCTGAAGTACTTCGGAGAGGTCGTGTTCGTCAA AAAAAATGTGAAGCTGCATATTTCATTGTGGTTTTACATGAGCTAAGAACTGTAGTGATTGCCATACGAGGAACTGAGACCCCTGAAGACCTCATAATTGATGGTTTAGGCCGGGAACGTTCCCTGACTGAGGTGGATTTGGATGGACTGATAAA TAGCAGTTTTATTCATCCTTCTGTCAAGAAACGAGTAAAATCATCTTTCCCGCACTTTGGGCACTCAGGTATAGTAGAAACTGCTCGGGATCTTTACACACAGATTGAGGGGTATCCGGGAGATG AATCTCAGTCTGGTGGCTTTGTTTCTTCATTGCTCGGAGTGGGATGTGAATGTGAAGGTTATAATTTACGCGTAGTCGGGCATTCCTTGGGAGGTTCGATTGCTGCATTGCTAGGAATAAGA CTATATGGGAAATTCCCGAATTTACATGTTTATTCCTATGGACCTCTTCCATGTGTGGATTCGGTTGTGGCTGATGCATGTTCCGATTTTATAACAAG CATTATACACGACAATGAATTTTCTACCCGCCTTTCAGTTGGATCGATCCTCCGGCTTCGTGCATCTGCAATAACAGCATTATCAGAAAATACCCAAGCTGATACAACATTGATTTTGAGACTCGCACGTCAATTTCTTTATGCAAGCAAAAATAACAGTATAGAGCTTGAGCCAGAACCGGCCAAATCTTCTACCAGATCAAGCAAAG AAAGTGAGGACAAAGAGCAAGAGTCTTGCCTCTATGACGGGAATGACGGAAGACAAAACCATGTCGATATCGAGAGTACCGATATAGTTAATCCTTTTGCTTCTGTTCTGAACCAATCGGATGATCCGATATCTCAGTTTATGCAAACTGTCTCGAGATCTGAAAACAGTTCAGCCACTGATCCTACCGAGATGTATTTACCAGGTCTCCTAATTCATATAGTACCTCAATCACAAAACCTAAACATCCCTCTCTGGAAAAGCTGGCGAATCCACGACGACCATCAGAAATACAAAGCCTTCTTCGCAAACCGAGATGATTTAAAAGATATCATCGTTTCTCCCAATATGTTCTTCGATCATCTTCCTTGGAG ATGTAACAAAGCAATGCAAAAGGTTGTGGAAGCCGGGAACACCGCAGGTAGCCCAGGTGTTTCTCACATCGTGTGA
- the LOC107938703 gene encoding uncharacterized protein isoform X1, with amino-acid sequence MWIKSLRLISILIGLLNLLVVVLGGIVVAISFPGCRPHKVLPVIVVSFFSAVRIGTMIGLGIAQEATAKIITQNSSETQVLDAVIRQHRRVTYKAWLWWSRFAMVVTVLQILGAFYLIVNVATYVSEDAHFSTKCFVGGFPLSRAWKRKVMLSFLVTACCIAFLQCCAGSDVLRWRFYYASQDDAWKAHYQEIFDHGIREALCCMGRIEYLTVIEDDEVYSVAKLLGDLVAYRASGTGHLELLTGLALLQKHGQASKSSEHFVEAPVEHLQAALAFHKFAEAAYTGPLLDFGRNPFVFPCVWLHRQGVLTPWTRKRRPTLDGDNWLRGHAAAFINFLNLPSEVLRRGRVRQKKCEAAYFIVVLHELRTVVIAIRGTETPEDLIIDGLGRERSLTEVDLDGLINSSFIHPSVKKRVKSSFPHFGHSGIVETARDLYTQIEGYPGDESQSGGFVSSLLGVGCECEGYNLRVVGHSLGGSIAALLGIRLYGKFPNLHVYSYGPLPCVDSVVADACSDFITSIIHDNEFSTRLSVGSILRLRASAITALSENTQADTTLILRLARQFLYASKNNSIELEPEPAKSSTRSSKESEDKEQESCLYDGNDGRQNHVDIESTDIVNPFASVLNQSDDPISQFMQTVSRSENSSATDPTEMYLPGLLIHIVPQSQNLNIPLWKSWRIHDDHQKYKAFFANRDDLKDIIVSPNMFFDHLPWRCNKAMQKVVEAGNTAGSPGVSHIV; translated from the exons ATGTGGATCAAGAGCTTGAGATTAATATCTATACTTATCGGATTGTTGAATTTGCTGGTGGTTGTTTTGGGTGGAATCGTGGTTGCCATTTCATTCCCTGGATGTAGACCCCATAAAGTTTTGCCGGTCATCGTTGTCTCGTTTTTTTCCGCCGTTAGGATCGGGACTATGATTGGACTGGGAATTGCCCAAGAAGCTACTGCTAAGATTATAACCCAGAACTCTTCTGAAACTCAAGTACTCGATGCTGTTATTCGTCAGCATAGAAGG GTGACATATAAAGCATGGCTTTGGTGGAGCCGGTTTGCCATGGTGGTTACTGTGCTACAAATTCTGGGTGCTTTTTATCTTATAGTTAATGTGGCTACATATGTCTCTGAAGACGCACATTTTTCAACTAAGTGTTTTGTAG GAGGGTTTCCACTCAGTCGTGCATGGAAGCGAAAAGTAATGCTTTCATTTCTGGTCACAGCTTGTTGTATTGCATTTCTACAATGTTGTGCCGGATCTGATGTCTTAAGATGGAGGTTTTATTATGCATCCCAAGATGATGCATGGAAAGCTCATTATCAAGAGATATTTGATCATGGAATTCGTGAAGCTTTGTGCTGTATGGGACGTATTGAGTACTT AACTGTGATTGAAGACGACGAAGTATATTCAGTAGCAAAACTATTGGGTGATCTTGTTGCTTACCGTGCATCAGGGACTGGTCATTTAGAACTTTTGACAG GTCTAGCATTGTTGCAGAAGCATGGTCAAGCCAGTAAATCCAGTGAACATTTTGTCGAGGCACCTGTAGAACACCTGCAAGCAGCTTTAGCTTTTCATAAGTTTGCTGAGGCTGCATACACG GGACCTTTgcttgattttggaagaaatccTTTTGTATTTCCTTGTGTATGGCTCCATAGGCAAGGGGTTTTAACCCCGTGGACTCGTAAAAG GCGTCCTACCCTTGATGGTGATAACTGGTTGCGAGGTCATGCAGCAGCATTtataaattttctcaatttacCCTCTGAAGTACTTCGGAGAGGTCGTGTTCGTCAA AAAAAATGTGAAGCTGCATATTTCATTGTGGTTTTACATGAGCTAAGAACTGTAGTGATTGCCATACGAGGAACTGAGACCCCTGAAGACCTCATAATTGATGGTTTAGGCCGGGAACGTTCCCTGACTGAGGTGGATTTGGATGGACTGATAAA TAGCAGTTTTATTCATCCTTCTGTCAAGAAACGAGTAAAATCATCTTTCCCGCACTTTGGGCACTCAGGTATAGTAGAAACTGCTCGGGATCTTTACACACAGATTGAGGGGTATCCGGGAGATG AATCTCAGTCTGGTGGCTTTGTTTCTTCATTGCTCGGAGTGGGATGTGAATGTGAAGGTTATAATTTACGCGTAGTCGGGCATTCCTTGGGAGGTTCGATTGCTGCATTGCTAGGAATAAGA CTATATGGGAAATTCCCGAATTTACATGTTTATTCCTATGGACCTCTTCCATGTGTGGATTCGGTTGTGGCTGATGCATGTTCCGATTTTATAACAAG CATTATACACGACAATGAATTTTCTACCCGCCTTTCAGTTGGATCGATCCTCCGGCTTCGTGCATCTGCAATAACAGCATTATCAGAAAATACCCAAGCTGATACAACATTGATTTTGAGACTCGCACGTCAATTTCTTTATGCAAGCAAAAATAACAGTATAGAGCTTGAGCCAGAACCGGCCAAATCTTCTACCAGATCAAGCAAAG AAAGTGAGGACAAAGAGCAAGAGTCTTGCCTCTATGACGGGAATGACGGAAGACAAAACCATGTCGATATCGAGAGTACCGATATAGTTAATCCTTTTGCTTCTGTTCTGAACCAATCGGATGATCCGATATCTCAGTTTATGCAAACTGTCTCGAGATCTGAAAACAGTTCAGCCACTGATCCTACCGAGATGTATTTACCAGGTCTCCTAATTCATATAGTACCTCAATCACAAAACCTAAACATCCCTCTCTGGAAAAGCTGGCGAATCCACGACGACCATCAGAAATACAAAGCCTTCTTCGCAAACCGAGATGATTTAAAAGATATCATCGTTTCTCCCAATATGTTCTTCGATCATCTTCCTTGGAG ATGTAACAAAGCAATGCAAAAGGTTGTGGAAGCCGGGAACACCGCAGGTAGCCCAGGTGTTTCTCACATCGTGTGA
- the LOC107938703 gene encoding uncharacterized protein isoform X3 produces the protein MLSFLVTACCIAFLQCCAGSDVLRWRFYYASQDDAWKAHYQEIFDHGIREALCCMGRIEYLTVIEDDEVYSVAKLLGDLVAYRASGTGHLELLTGLALLQKHGQASKSSEHFVEAPVEHLQAALAFHKFAEAAYTGPLLDFGRNPFVFPCVWLHRQGVLTPWTRKRRPTLDGDNWLRGHAAAFINFLNLPSEVLRRGRVRQKKCEAAYFIVVLHELRTVVIAIRGTETPEDLIIDGLGRERSLTEVDLDGLINSSFIHPSVKKRVKSSFPHFGHSGIVETARDLYTQIEGYPGDESQSGGFVSSLLGVGCECEGYNLRVVGHSLGGSIAALLGIRLYGKFPNLHVYSYGPLPCVDSVVADACSDFITSIIHDNEFSTRLSVGSILRLRASAITALSENTQADTTLILRLARQFLYASKNNSIELEPEPAKSSTRSSKESEDKEQESCLYDGNDGRQNHVDIESTDIVNPFASVLNQSDDPISQFMQTVSRSENSSATDPTEMYLPGLLIHIVPQSQNLNIPLWKSWRIHDDHQKYKAFFANRDDLKDIIVSPNMFFDHLPWRCNKAMQKVVEAGNTAGSPGVSHIV, from the exons ATGCTTTCATTTCTGGTCACAGCTTGTTGTATTGCATTTCTACAATGTTGTGCCGGATCTGATGTCTTAAGATGGAGGTTTTATTATGCATCCCAAGATGATGCATGGAAAGCTCATTATCAAGAGATATTTGATCATGGAATTCGTGAAGCTTTGTGCTGTATGGGACGTATTGAGTACTT AACTGTGATTGAAGACGACGAAGTATATTCAGTAGCAAAACTATTGGGTGATCTTGTTGCTTACCGTGCATCAGGGACTGGTCATTTAGAACTTTTGACAG GTCTAGCATTGTTGCAGAAGCATGGTCAAGCCAGTAAATCCAGTGAACATTTTGTCGAGGCACCTGTAGAACACCTGCAAGCAGCTTTAGCTTTTCATAAGTTTGCTGAGGCTGCATACACG GGACCTTTgcttgattttggaagaaatccTTTTGTATTTCCTTGTGTATGGCTCCATAGGCAAGGGGTTTTAACCCCGTGGACTCGTAAAAG GCGTCCTACCCTTGATGGTGATAACTGGTTGCGAGGTCATGCAGCAGCATTtataaattttctcaatttacCCTCTGAAGTACTTCGGAGAGGTCGTGTTCGTCAA AAAAAATGTGAAGCTGCATATTTCATTGTGGTTTTACATGAGCTAAGAACTGTAGTGATTGCCATACGAGGAACTGAGACCCCTGAAGACCTCATAATTGATGGTTTAGGCCGGGAACGTTCCCTGACTGAGGTGGATTTGGATGGACTGATAAA TAGCAGTTTTATTCATCCTTCTGTCAAGAAACGAGTAAAATCATCTTTCCCGCACTTTGGGCACTCAGGTATAGTAGAAACTGCTCGGGATCTTTACACACAGATTGAGGGGTATCCGGGAGATG AATCTCAGTCTGGTGGCTTTGTTTCTTCATTGCTCGGAGTGGGATGTGAATGTGAAGGTTATAATTTACGCGTAGTCGGGCATTCCTTGGGAGGTTCGATTGCTGCATTGCTAGGAATAAGA CTATATGGGAAATTCCCGAATTTACATGTTTATTCCTATGGACCTCTTCCATGTGTGGATTCGGTTGTGGCTGATGCATGTTCCGATTTTATAACAAG CATTATACACGACAATGAATTTTCTACCCGCCTTTCAGTTGGATCGATCCTCCGGCTTCGTGCATCTGCAATAACAGCATTATCAGAAAATACCCAAGCTGATACAACATTGATTTTGAGACTCGCACGTCAATTTCTTTATGCAAGCAAAAATAACAGTATAGAGCTTGAGCCAGAACCGGCCAAATCTTCTACCAGATCAAGCAAAG AAAGTGAGGACAAAGAGCAAGAGTCTTGCCTCTATGACGGGAATGACGGAAGACAAAACCATGTCGATATCGAGAGTACCGATATAGTTAATCCTTTTGCTTCTGTTCTGAACCAATCGGATGATCCGATATCTCAGTTTATGCAAACTGTCTCGAGATCTGAAAACAGTTCAGCCACTGATCCTACCGAGATGTATTTACCAGGTCTCCTAATTCATATAGTACCTCAATCACAAAACCTAAACATCCCTCTCTGGAAAAGCTGGCGAATCCACGACGACCATCAGAAATACAAAGCCTTCTTCGCAAACCGAGATGATTTAAAAGATATCATCGTTTCTCCCAATATGTTCTTCGATCATCTTCCTTGGAG ATGTAACAAAGCAATGCAAAAGGTTGTGGAAGCCGGGAACACCGCAGGTAGCCCAGGTGTTTCTCACATCGTGTGA
- the LOC107938703 gene encoding uncharacterized protein isoform X2, producing the protein MWIKSLRLISILIGLLNLLVVVLGGIVVAISFPGCRPHKVLPVIVVSFFSAVRIGTMIGLGIAQEATAKIITQNSSETQVLDAVIRQHRRVTYKAWLWWSRFAMVVTVLQILGAFYLIVNVATYVSEDAHFSTKCFVGGFPLSRAWKRKVMLSFLVTACCIAFLQCCAGSDVLRWRFYYASQDDAWKAHYQEIFDHGIREALCCMGRIEYLTVIEDDEVYSVAKLLGDLVAYRASGTGHLELLTGLALLQKHGQASKSSEHFVEAPVEHLQAALAFHKFAEAAYTGPLLDFGRNPFVFPCVWLHRQGVLTPWTRKRRPTLDGDNWLRGHAAAFINFLNLPSEVLRRGRVRQKKCEAAYFIVVLHELRTVVIAIRGTETPEDLIIDGLGRERSLTEVDLDGLINSSFIHPSVKKRVKSSFPHFGHSGIVETARDLYTQIEGYPGDESQSGGFVSSLLGVGCECEGYNLRVVGHSLGGSIAALLGIRLYGKFPNLHVYSYGPLPCVDSVVADACSDFITSIIHDNEFSTRLSVGSILRLRASAITALSENTQADTTLILRLARQFLYASKNNSIELEPEPAKSSTRSSKGEVFE; encoded by the exons ATGTGGATCAAGAGCTTGAGATTAATATCTATACTTATCGGATTGTTGAATTTGCTGGTGGTTGTTTTGGGTGGAATCGTGGTTGCCATTTCATTCCCTGGATGTAGACCCCATAAAGTTTTGCCGGTCATCGTTGTCTCGTTTTTTTCCGCCGTTAGGATCGGGACTATGATTGGACTGGGAATTGCCCAAGAAGCTACTGCTAAGATTATAACCCAGAACTCTTCTGAAACTCAAGTACTCGATGCTGTTATTCGTCAGCATAGAAGG GTGACATATAAAGCATGGCTTTGGTGGAGCCGGTTTGCCATGGTGGTTACTGTGCTACAAATTCTGGGTGCTTTTTATCTTATAGTTAATGTGGCTACATATGTCTCTGAAGACGCACATTTTTCAACTAAGTGTTTTGTAG GAGGGTTTCCACTCAGTCGTGCATGGAAGCGAAAAGTAATGCTTTCATTTCTGGTCACAGCTTGTTGTATTGCATTTCTACAATGTTGTGCCGGATCTGATGTCTTAAGATGGAGGTTTTATTATGCATCCCAAGATGATGCATGGAAAGCTCATTATCAAGAGATATTTGATCATGGAATTCGTGAAGCTTTGTGCTGTATGGGACGTATTGAGTACTT AACTGTGATTGAAGACGACGAAGTATATTCAGTAGCAAAACTATTGGGTGATCTTGTTGCTTACCGTGCATCAGGGACTGGTCATTTAGAACTTTTGACAG GTCTAGCATTGTTGCAGAAGCATGGTCAAGCCAGTAAATCCAGTGAACATTTTGTCGAGGCACCTGTAGAACACCTGCAAGCAGCTTTAGCTTTTCATAAGTTTGCTGAGGCTGCATACACG GGACCTTTgcttgattttggaagaaatccTTTTGTATTTCCTTGTGTATGGCTCCATAGGCAAGGGGTTTTAACCCCGTGGACTCGTAAAAG GCGTCCTACCCTTGATGGTGATAACTGGTTGCGAGGTCATGCAGCAGCATTtataaattttctcaatttacCCTCTGAAGTACTTCGGAGAGGTCGTGTTCGTCAA AAAAAATGTGAAGCTGCATATTTCATTGTGGTTTTACATGAGCTAAGAACTGTAGTGATTGCCATACGAGGAACTGAGACCCCTGAAGACCTCATAATTGATGGTTTAGGCCGGGAACGTTCCCTGACTGAGGTGGATTTGGATGGACTGATAAA TAGCAGTTTTATTCATCCTTCTGTCAAGAAACGAGTAAAATCATCTTTCCCGCACTTTGGGCACTCAGGTATAGTAGAAACTGCTCGGGATCTTTACACACAGATTGAGGGGTATCCGGGAGATG AATCTCAGTCTGGTGGCTTTGTTTCTTCATTGCTCGGAGTGGGATGTGAATGTGAAGGTTATAATTTACGCGTAGTCGGGCATTCCTTGGGAGGTTCGATTGCTGCATTGCTAGGAATAAGA CTATATGGGAAATTCCCGAATTTACATGTTTATTCCTATGGACCTCTTCCATGTGTGGATTCGGTTGTGGCTGATGCATGTTCCGATTTTATAACAAG CATTATACACGACAATGAATTTTCTACCCGCCTTTCAGTTGGATCGATCCTCCGGCTTCGTGCATCTGCAATAACAGCATTATCAGAAAATACCCAAGCTGATACAACATTGATTTTGAGACTCGCACGTCAATTTCTTTATGCAAGCAAAAATAACAGTATAGAGCTTGAGCCAGAACCGGCCAAATCTTCTACCAGATCAAGCAAAGGTGAAGTATTTGAATGA